In Crinalium epipsammum PCC 9333, the following are encoded in one genomic region:
- a CDS encoding DICT sensory domain-containing protein yields MLKGSILQQLADAHQSGSRPLRFGVYYKNTLVALCHALEDSILTSNSSPQVITAFQRGKWYLQEADRYGEIAEKSQQIVIMASPDSGFAEHPTSQRKNVAIVSLDEADPVAQEWHLIIFSPTYTAMVLCQELPAADYGAAGQPKTDVERKFYGFWTFEPQLVKETVEIAIAHIGKVDPQLQQTLTAQLEAITVAASEEQDDLGAIVARVVNYLQTTQLVLIPDQEDLDNNLVSNELQAFVRMAQLMELANTGNPMATAEVSALAEVMAQLLNLPAWQLKRLRLAGLLHGLVSLPTDFVIQKSEEAPCCPLVPEVQALRRMPRLNAIAHIINHQTEWWNGTGQPAGLAGEEIPLEARILGLVTHFEHRLTQLPKEKPDISQEEILIQVLSECQAQAGDRWEPKLVETLALLVMGLQQGLSLPVKPPKVSNGMWLLDIPSTSELLTAVMDATGGNRGS; encoded by the coding sequence ATGTTAAAAGGCTCAATACTGCAACAACTAGCAGATGCTCATCAATCAGGCTCAAGACCTTTGCGTTTTGGAGTGTATTACAAAAACACTCTGGTTGCCTTGTGTCATGCCTTAGAAGATAGCATCTTAACCTCAAATAGCTCCCCCCAAGTAATTACGGCATTTCAACGGGGAAAATGGTATTTACAAGAAGCAGATAGATATGGAGAAATAGCCGAGAAATCACAACAAATTGTGATTATGGCTTCACCCGATAGCGGTTTTGCGGAACATCCTACCAGTCAACGTAAAAATGTAGCCATAGTTAGTTTAGACGAGGCTGATCCTGTTGCTCAAGAATGGCACTTGATTATTTTTTCACCTACATACACAGCAATGGTGCTTTGTCAAGAACTACCAGCAGCAGATTATGGAGCAGCAGGACAACCAAAAACGGATGTAGAGCGCAAATTTTACGGTTTTTGGACATTTGAACCGCAGTTAGTTAAGGAAACAGTAGAAATAGCGATCGCACATATTGGTAAAGTTGATCCACAACTCCAACAAACCTTAACTGCCCAATTAGAAGCAATTACAGTTGCGGCGAGCGAGGAGCAAGACGACTTAGGGGCGATCGTTGCGCGGGTAGTAAACTATTTACAAACAACCCAGTTGGTTTTAATTCCCGATCAAGAAGATTTGGATAACAACTTAGTTTCCAATGAATTGCAAGCTTTTGTGCGGATGGCGCAGTTAATGGAGTTAGCCAACACAGGCAACCCAATGGCAACAGCCGAAGTGTCGGCGCTGGCAGAAGTGATGGCGCAATTATTGAATTTACCAGCTTGGCAGTTAAAGCGGTTACGATTGGCAGGGTTGTTGCATGGATTAGTTAGCTTACCAACAGATTTTGTGATCCAAAAATCAGAGGAAGCGCCTTGTTGTCCACTTGTACCAGAAGTGCAAGCATTGAGGCGGATGCCCAGGTTAAATGCGATCGCACATATTATCAACCATCAAACCGAGTGGTGGAATGGTACAGGGCAACCTGCGGGTTTAGCTGGTGAAGAAATTCCTTTAGAGGCGAGAATTTTAGGGTTAGTTACCCACTTTGAACATCGCCTGACACAACTGCCAAAAGAGAAACCAGATATTAGTCAGGAGGAGATTTTAATTCAGGTGTTGAGTGAGTGTCAAGCCCAAGCAGGCGATCGCTGGGAGCCAAAATTAGTGGAAACCCTAGCTTTATTAGTCATGGGCTTACAACAAGGTTTAAGTTTACCAGTCAAACCACCTAAAGTTAGTAATGGAATGTGGTTATTAGATATTCCTAGTACTAGCGAATTATTAACGGCTGTAATGGATGCAACAGGGGGAAATCGTGGATCTTGA